One window from the genome of Luteithermobacter gelatinilyticus encodes:
- a CDS encoding TIGR03087 family PEP-CTERM/XrtA system glycosyltransferase, translated as MNILFVSHRFPYPPTRGDKIRSFNMVRHLHAQGHKVTVASLARSGDEAQEARGIEAYCEKFICVRVRESVQKLRMVGCLAGRVPSSMGYFYAPQLKQRIEQELAQKSYDLIIVFSSSAAQYVENVRHIPKILDFCDMDSQKWLAYAKFKRFPLNLGYWLEGQKLQAEEKRLARRFDLCSCATGFEVETLENYGTGVATGVFPNGVDSTFFQPASEGFRKHHISFVGRMDYYPNEAAVIFFAREVLPQLRDRYPDVTFTIIGAEPPRVVQDLAQLPGVTVTGTVDDVRRYILESEVMVAPLAIARGTQNKILEGMALGVPVISSALAARGVDAIPGEHLLTATTAEDYVKQVSRLFDDPVARERMALAGRERVLSHHNWDRAMRMFDALIDRCMTQGAKAA; from the coding sequence GTGAATATTTTATTTGTCAGCCACAGATTTCCTTATCCTCCCACAAGAGGCGACAAGATCCGTTCCTTTAATATGGTCCGCCATCTACATGCACAGGGCCACAAGGTCACGGTGGCGTCTCTGGCGCGTTCGGGGGATGAGGCGCAGGAGGCCAGGGGCATAGAGGCGTATTGTGAAAAATTTATCTGCGTGCGGGTCAGGGAAAGCGTGCAGAAACTGCGCATGGTGGGCTGCCTTGCGGGACGTGTTCCGTCTTCCATGGGGTATTTTTATGCGCCACAGTTGAAGCAGCGGATTGAGCAGGAGCTGGCACAAAAATCCTATGATCTGATTATTGTTTTCAGCTCCTCGGCAGCGCAATATGTGGAAAATGTTCGCCATATCCCCAAAATTCTGGATTTTTGCGATATGGACAGCCAAAAATGGCTGGCTTATGCTAAATTCAAACGGTTTCCGCTTAATCTGGGATATTGGCTGGAAGGCCAGAAACTTCAGGCTGAGGAGAAGAGACTGGCCCGCCGGTTCGATCTGTGTAGCTGTGCAACCGGCTTCGAGGTGGAAACGCTGGAAAATTATGGCACGGGGGTTGCCACGGGTGTTTTCCCCAATGGGGTGGACAGTACGTTTTTCCAGCCTGCCAGTGAAGGCTTCCGCAAGCACCATATCAGTTTTGTCGGCCGCATGGATTATTATCCCAATGAGGCTGCTGTAATCTTTTTTGCCCGTGAGGTCCTGCCGCAATTGCGGGACAGATATCCGGATGTAACTTTTACCATCATTGGTGCAGAACCGCCGCGGGTGGTGCAGGATCTGGCCCAACTGCCCGGCGTGACAGTGACCGGTACGGTGGATGATGTGCGCCGTTATATTCTGGAAAGCGAGGTCATGGTGGCACCGCTGGCTATTGCACGGGGCACACAAAATAAAATTCTTGAGGGCATGGCGTTGGGGGTGCCGGTCATCAGCAGCGCCCTTGCTGCGCGCGGGGTGGATGCCATCCCCGGCGAACACCTTCTGACAGCAACCACTGCGGAAGATTACGTCAAGCAGGTCAGCCGTCTGTTCGACGACCCCGTGGCCCGGGAAAGGATGGCGCTTGCCGGACGCGAGCGGGTGCTCAGCCACCATAACTGGGACCGGGCCATGCGCATGTTCGATGCCCTCATTGATCGTTGCATGACGCAGGGGGCAAAAGCGGCCTGA
- a CDS encoding TIGR04063 family PEP-CTERM/XrtA system glycosyltransferase: protein MHILHVFDHSIPLHSGYTFRSYQILKEQRRLGYETLQVTGLKQHSGGQQGEGSRERVEDLEFFRTTRYNAVLNGLPVLGQMEVVRSLKKRLLEILDQNPVDVIHAHSPALNGLAALAAGRARGIPVVYEIRAFWEDAAVSHGTCREGDLRYRLSRWLETRVARQADAVTCICNGLKQDLVARGISSDKITIIPNAVDIASFSGPRAPDPDLQDRLGLRDAVTLGFIGSFYDYEGLDILLDSLPLIYQEIPQVRLLLVGGGEKAESLRHQARTLGLEDRVIFTGRVPYDQVQTYYNLVDIFVYPRKKMRLTDLVTPLKPLEAMAQHKLVAASDIGGHHELITDGVTGTLFRPDDPRDLARCLVDLLHRRDDWPAMQAAGRRYVEQERNWARSVANYPAIYARLAQPAATSRVNCA, encoded by the coding sequence ATGCACATATTGCACGTATTTGATCATTCCATCCCCTTGCATAGCGGCTATACCTTTCGCAGCTACCAGATTTTGAAAGAGCAACGCAGATTGGGGTATGAGACATTGCAGGTCACCGGTCTGAAGCAGCATAGTGGGGGCCAGCAGGGGGAGGGCTCCAGAGAGAGGGTCGAAGACCTGGAATTTTTCCGCACCACCCGTTACAACGCCGTCCTCAATGGACTGCCGGTACTGGGGCAGATGGAAGTTGTCCGCAGCCTGAAAAAAAGGCTCCTGGAAATCCTTGATCAGAATCCGGTGGATGTCATTCATGCCCATTCGCCGGCCCTGAATGGTCTTGCGGCGCTTGCGGCGGGGCGGGCCAGGGGCATTCCTGTGGTTTATGAAATCCGGGCCTTCTGGGAAGATGCTGCCGTCAGTCACGGCACCTGCCGAGAGGGAGATTTGCGGTATCGTCTGAGTCGCTGGCTGGAAACCCGCGTGGCGCGCCAGGCTGATGCCGTGACCTGTATTTGTAACGGGTTGAAACAGGATCTTGTGGCGCGCGGCATATCTTCGGATAAGATTACAATTATCCCCAATGCCGTGGATATTGCCAGCTTTTCCGGTCCCCGCGCCCCCGATCCGGATTTGCAGGATCGGCTGGGTCTGCGTGATGCCGTGACCCTGGGGTTTATCGGTTCCTTTTACGACTATGAGGGACTGGATATTCTGTTGGACAGCCTGCCGCTGATCTATCAGGAAATCCCGCAGGTGCGTCTGCTGCTGGTGGGCGGCGGGGAGAAAGCCGAAAGCCTCAGGCATCAGGCCCGCACACTGGGCCTGGAAGACCGCGTGATTTTCACCGGGCGGGTGCCCTATGACCAGGTGCAGACTTATTATAATCTGGTGGATATATTTGTGTATCCGCGCAAGAAGATGCGTCTGACCGATCTGGTCACCCCGCTAAAGCCATTGGAAGCCATGGCCCAGCATAAACTGGTGGCCGCTTCGGATATTGGCGGGCATCACGAACTGATTACCGATGGCGTAACGGGCACATTGTTTCGCCCTGACGATCCCCGGGATCTGGCACGGTGTCTGGTGGATTTGCTGCATCGTCGGGATGATTGGCCGGCCATGCAGGCGGCCGGGCGGCGATACGTGGAGCAGGAACGGAATTGGGCACGCAGCGTGGCCAATTATCCCGCAATTTATGCACGGCTCGCTCAGCCAGCAGCGACGTCTAGAGTGAATTGTGCATAG
- a CDS encoding glycosyltransferase family 4 protein produces MHQTRSKHILHIIPSFAHGGVPIRICYLINHFGNRARHSLIAMDGRYDCRTRLRQDVEFNVPSLPHRAKGSLPLKILAYRDMLKRLQPDLLLTYNWGAMDWALANSCFNLCPQYHLESGFGPEEARQTLFKRDLYRRLALRRIKGIVVPSFTLVEICRTRWHIPDAKIHHIPNGVDCDKYGAAPADNIIPGLNREKQDIVIGTMTPLRPEKNLPRLIRCFHTLRQKHPRLPLRLVILGEGGERARLEQLIAQLGLETAVLLPGHIDTPAQALGWFDIYAISSDTEQMPNAVNQAMAAGLPVAGLAVGDVLPMVSDANKPFIAPRDDEDSFTHALEALALNQKIRHKVGAANQIHVRQTYDQSVMYKAYAEIWGLDLE; encoded by the coding sequence ATGCACCAAACCCGTTCAAAACACATCCTGCACATTATCCCCAGTTTTGCCCATGGCGGTGTGCCGATCCGGATCTGTTATCTGATCAATCATTTCGGCAACCGAGCGCGTCACAGTCTGATTGCCATGGACGGCCGATATGACTGCCGGACCCGGCTGCGTCAGGACGTTGAATTTAACGTGCCGTCGCTCCCTCATCGGGCAAAAGGCAGCCTGCCGCTTAAAATCCTGGCCTATCGGGATATGTTGAAACGCCTGCAACCAGACTTGCTGCTGACCTATAACTGGGGGGCCATGGACTGGGCCCTGGCCAACAGTTGTTTCAACCTGTGTCCGCAATATCATCTGGAAAGCGGCTTTGGTCCCGAAGAAGCCCGCCAGACCTTATTCAAAAGGGACCTGTACCGACGGCTGGCGTTGCGGCGCATCAAGGGCATTGTAGTGCCGTCTTTCACGCTAGTGGAAATCTGCCGCACGAGATGGCATATCCCCGATGCCAAGATCCATCACATTCCCAACGGCGTAGATTGCGACAAATATGGTGCAGCGCCGGCAGACAATATCATTCCCGGCCTGAACCGAGAGAAGCAGGATATTGTCATTGGCACTATGACACCTCTGCGCCCGGAAAAGAATCTGCCCCGCCTGATTCGCTGTTTCCACACGTTAAGACAAAAACATCCCCGGCTTCCACTACGGCTAGTTATTCTGGGCGAGGGTGGCGAACGCGCCAGACTCGAACAGCTGATTGCCCAACTGGGGCTTGAGACAGCGGTTCTCTTACCCGGCCATATCGACACCCCCGCCCAAGCGCTTGGCTGGTTTGACATTTACGCCATTTCTTCGGACACAGAGCAGATGCCTAATGCGGTCAATCAGGCCATGGCCGCGGGTCTGCCGGTAGCCGGTCTCGCCGTGGGCGATGTGCTTCCGATGGTTTCGGACGCCAATAAACCATTTATTGCTCCCCGGGATGATGAAGACAGTTTTACGCATGCCTTGGAGGCTCTGGCGCTGAACCAGAAAATCAGGCACAAGGTAGGGGCCGCCAACCAAATCCATGTGCGCCAGACCTATGACCAGTCTGTGATGTACAAGGCCTATGCGGAGATCTGGGGCCTGGACCTAGAGTGA